Proteins from a single region of Sneathiella aquimaris:
- the serB gene encoding phosphoserine phosphatase SerB, producing the protein MTTKVLTLVANPNNDRPFSSIVDQLVASLTDAHVEIEKLDWLALEIACDLYVGKDFSLELIAEFMDKADFCLQPEAGRKKKLMLADMDSTIITVECIDELADFAGLKAEVSAITEKAMNGELDFNEAFKARVAMLKGLPEETLQKTFEHRVRLTPGARTLVRTMKANGAYTALVSGGFTFFTSRVREITGFDMDDSNRLLFENGKLTGEAAEPILNSQAKLDNLNRLKAELNLQTEDVAAIGDGANDIPMIEAAGLGVSYHAKPAAEKAADASIRFGDLTTLLFYQGYRAEEFIR; encoded by the coding sequence ATGACAACCAAAGTCCTGACACTTGTTGCCAACCCAAATAACGATCGTCCTTTCTCTAGCATAGTTGATCAATTGGTGGCTAGCTTAACAGACGCCCATGTTGAAATCGAAAAATTGGACTGGCTCGCCCTGGAAATCGCTTGTGACCTGTATGTCGGGAAAGACTTCAGTCTAGAGTTGATAGCAGAATTTATGGATAAGGCTGATTTTTGCCTGCAACCGGAAGCGGGCCGAAAAAAGAAGCTGATGCTCGCCGATATGGATAGCACCATCATTACCGTTGAATGTATTGATGAACTTGCTGATTTTGCCGGATTAAAAGCAGAGGTTTCTGCAATCACTGAGAAAGCGATGAACGGTGAGCTGGATTTCAATGAAGCGTTCAAGGCCAGGGTTGCAATGTTAAAAGGTCTGCCCGAAGAAACACTTCAGAAAACGTTCGAACATCGGGTTCGACTAACACCCGGCGCCCGAACACTGGTTCGCACAATGAAAGCAAACGGCGCTTATACAGCATTGGTATCAGGTGGTTTCACTTTCTTCACATCCAGAGTACGGGAAATAACCGGCTTCGATATGGATGACAGCAATCGTCTGTTGTTTGAAAATGGCAAACTGACAGGGGAAGCGGCTGAACCTATTTTAAACTCTCAGGCCAAACTCGATAATCTGAACCGTTTAAAAGCGGAACTAAATCTTCAAACGGAGGACGTAGCCGCAATCGGTGACGGTGCCAACGACATCCCAATGATCGAAGCTGCCGGATTGGGGGTCTCTTACCATGCGAAACCCGCGGCTGAGAAAGCGGCTGATGCCAGCATTCGATTTGGCGATCTTACAACCCTCTTATTTTATCAAGGCTATCGCGCTGAAGAATTCATCCGTTAA
- the miaA gene encoding tRNA (adenosine(37)-N6)-dimethylallyltransferase MiaA: protein MDQGTLNQKGCVLLAGPTASGKSALAISLAREFDGVVINADSMQIYKGLRVITARPSEEEESLAPHRLYGVLEPDDFCSAARWRDMALAEIEQCHIDNKLPILVGGTGLYFEILTKGIAEIPPISEKLRSDLRELQRREGNEVIQKRLQTKDPEMAEKLNIGDSQRLLRALEVVEETGVPLGDWHKRAADGPVLTCPRAWLALTPDREWLYDRCNRRLDWMVEEGGGVEEVAAFLDLNLDPSLPSMKALGVPEISDYLKNSITKEEMLERAKRQTRRYAKRQLTWVRNKMTDAKTSSAQDLESLKADFFSFIRHFLLTGEG from the coding sequence ATGGATCAGGGAACCTTAAACCAAAAAGGTTGCGTTCTTTTAGCAGGACCAACCGCCAGCGGCAAATCCGCATTGGCAATTTCTTTGGCCAGAGAATTCGATGGTGTCGTGATCAATGCGGACAGCATGCAGATTTACAAGGGGTTGCGGGTTATAACAGCGCGTCCCAGTGAAGAAGAGGAAAGCCTCGCACCCCACCGGCTGTATGGCGTGTTGGAACCTGATGATTTTTGCTCAGCGGCCCGATGGCGGGACATGGCGCTTGCAGAAATCGAACAGTGCCACATCGATAACAAGCTTCCCATTCTGGTCGGTGGAACGGGGCTATATTTCGAAATATTGACCAAGGGTATCGCTGAAATACCGCCCATATCGGAAAAATTACGATCGGACCTGAGAGAGTTGCAGCGGCGCGAAGGAAATGAAGTTATCCAAAAGCGCCTGCAGACAAAAGATCCGGAAATGGCAGAGAAGCTCAACATTGGTGATTCTCAGCGTCTGTTGCGCGCGCTGGAGGTTGTTGAAGAAACAGGCGTTCCGCTGGGGGACTGGCATAAGCGGGCCGCAGATGGCCCTGTTTTAACCTGTCCGCGCGCATGGTTGGCGCTAACGCCGGATCGAGAATGGTTGTATGATCGGTGCAATCGTCGTCTGGACTGGATGGTGGAAGAAGGGGGGGGCGTAGAGGAAGTCGCCGCATTTTTAGACTTGAACCTTGACCCTTCCCTGCCATCCATGAAAGCTTTGGGTGTGCCGGAGATATCAGATTATCTAAAGAATTCAATCACTAAAGAAGAAATGCTGGAACGCGCAAAACGCCAGACACGGCGATACGCAAAGCGCCAGCTGACATGGGTCCGGAACAAGATGACAGATGCGAAAACCTCGTCTGCGCAAGATTTGGAAAGTTTGAAGGCTGATTTCTTTTCATTTATTCGCCATTTTTTGTTGACCGGTGAAGGGTGA